A genomic segment from Spinacia oleracea cultivar Varoflay chromosome 3, BTI_SOV_V1, whole genome shotgun sequence encodes:
- the LOC130470581 gene encoding desmethyl-deoxy-podophyllotoxin synthase-like: MFYQNIQELFGAASETSSTTIEWVFSELLKNHKVMERAQNEVRQVFQGKDLMMIDQASIDKLEYLKFVIKETLRLHPPFPCLIPRESMDRCEIKGYIIPPKTRIFINAWAIGRDSEYWEDPEKFNPERFEDSSIDYKGTHFELIPFGAGRRICPGMGLGIATIELVLAMLLYHFDWELPYGSKPKDLDMDETFGIVGRKKVDLQVIPSLYYLSGFK, encoded by the coding sequence ATGTTTTACCAAAATATACAGGAGTTGTTTGGTGCAGCAAGTGAAACATCTTCAACAACAATAGAATGGGTATTCTCTGAATTATTAAAGAACCATAAAGTAATGGAAAGGGCTCAAAATGAGGTAAGACAAGTATTCCAAGGAAAAGATTTGATGATGATTGACCAAGCAAGTATAGACAAACTCGAGTACTTGAAATTTGTAATCAAAGAAACCCTAAGACTTCATCCTCCTTTTCCTTGTTTAATCCCAAGAGAATCTATGGATCGATGTGAAATTAAAGGTTATATAATACCTCCAAAAACTCGGATTTTCATTAACGCATGGGCTATTGGAAGAGATTCTGAATACTGGGAAGATCCTGAAAAGTTTAATCCCGAAAGATTTGAAGATTCTTCGATAGATTACAAAGGGACTCATTTTGAATTAATCCCGTTTGGTGCAGGAAGAAGGATATGCCCCGGAATGGGACTAGGTATAGCCACGATTGAGCTCGTGCTAGCCATGTTATTGTACCATTTTGATTGGGAATTGCCATATGGGAGTAAACCAAAAGATTTGGACATGGATGAAACATTTGGGATAGTAGGAAGAAAGAAAGTTGATTTGCAAGTGATTCCCTCACTTTATTATCTCTCAGGTTTCAAATGA
- the LOC110800421 gene encoding cyanidin 3-O-galactoside 2''-O-xylosyltransferase FGGT1-like, producing the protein MYSWFALGHLTSFLQLANKLAKRGHKISFFLPTKTQPKLTPHNHHPHLITFIPIEVPAANGLPSGAETTADVPYEDRSLIMASMDLTQDTIDSFLGQLKPDLVFFDFTEWLPGLARKHGAKSVYYATMFTVSGAYFLPRARAQPGGQDLTRPPPGFPSSKSDMITLRAHEAREVGYAVTHMEFGGKGKTLIQRHAVALEACDAFAVKSCREMEGVYSDFIQSVYGKPVLLAGPVVPKPPAARLDDQLLGWLNGFDKGSVIYCALGSECFLSKDRFQELLLGLELTGKPFFAALKPPIGNVTVESCLPQGFVERTKGRGVVHGGWAQQQLILQHPSIGCFVTHCGAGSLSEAMVSDCQLVLLPQVTDQFINARMMSLDLKVGIEVDEKLGNNKDGICKAIKEIMDLKSDVGRETKNNRKKWREFLLGNGLEESYISGFIENLRSLVG; encoded by the exons ATGTACTCGTGGTTTGCTCTTGGCCACCTTACATCATTCCTACAATTAGCAAACAAACTAGCTAAGAGAGGTCACAAAATCTCTTTTTTCCTCCCAACTAAAACCCAACCCAAACTAACACCTCACAATCACCATCCTCACCTTATAACCTTCATCCCGATCGAGGTGCCCGCCGCCAACGGGCTACCTTCCGGGGCCGAGACAACCGCCGACGTACCCTACGAGGACCGGTCTCTAATCATGGCCTCTATGGACTTGACCCAGGATACCATTGACTCCTTCCTTGGTCAACTCAAACCCGATCTAGTCTTCTTTGACTTTACCGAGTGGCTACCCGGACTGGCCCGTAAACACGGGGCCAAGTCCGTGTACTACGCCACAATGTTCACGGTTAGCGGGGCTTATTTCTTGCCCCGGGCTAGGGCTCAACCCGGCGGTCAGGACTTGACACGGCCGCCACCTGGATTCCCTTCCTCCAAGTCGGACATGATCACCTTGCGGGCCCATGAGGCCCGCGAGGTGGGGTACGCTGTAACCCATATGGAATTTGGTGGGAAAGGAAAGACGTTGATTCAAAGGCATGCCGTTGCTCTAGAAGCATGTGATGCCTTTGCAGTCAAGAGTTGTAGGGAGATGGAGGGGGTTTATAGTGATTTTATTCAATCGGTGTACGGAAAGCCCGTGTTATTGGCCGGGCCGGTGGTGCCAAAACCACCAGCAGCTAGGTTGGATGACCAGCTGTTAGGGTGGCTTAACGGTTTTGATAAGGGTAGTGTGATCTATTGTGCACTTGGGAGTGAATGCTTTCTAAGTAAGGACCGTTTTCAAGAGTTGCTTCTTGGTCTTGAACTCACAG GCAAGCCGTTTTTTGCTGCTCTGAAACCACCAATCGGTAACGTAACGGTAGAGTCTTGTTTACCGCAAGGGTTTGTAGAGAGAACAAAGGGAAGAGGAGTTGTTCATGGGGGTTGGGCACAACAACAACTAATCCTACAACATCCTTCAATTGGATGCTTTGTGACACATTGCGGCGCCGGATCTTTATCGGAAGCTATGGTTAGTGATTGTCAATTGGTATTGTTACCTCAAGTTACCGATCAATTCATCAATGCTAGGATGATGAGTTTGGACTTGAAAGTTGGGATTGAAGTCGATGAGAAATTAGGGAATAATAAGGATGGAATTTGTAAGGCAATTAAGGAGATTATGGACCTAAAGAGTGATGTAGGAAGGGAAACAAAGAATAATCGTAAGAAATGGAGGGAATTCTTGTTGGGAAATGGGCTTGAAGAGTCTTACATTAGTGGATTTATTGAGAATCTAAGAAGTTTGGTTGGATGA